The genomic segment CCGCCGACGCGACCGACCGCGATCGCTCGTCTGTGCCCGCGCTGCTGCGCCTGACGCTGTCGAGCCTCGGCCCGGCACGGAAGGAGCCGGTCGGTGGCTGAGGTGCGCGAGACCAGTCAGCACGTCGACGAGGCCGAGCTCGCGATCGAAGGCGCGCTTCGCCCCGGTTCGCTCGCCGAGTTCGTCGGGCAGCAGAAGGTCCGCGGCCAGATGCAGCTGCTGCTGGACGCGGCCCGCATCCAGCAGCGACCCGCCGACCACATCCTGCTCTCCGGACCCCCTGGGCTCGGCAAGACGACGCTGGCCATGATCGTCGCGCACGAGAGCGAGCGACCGCTGCGACTGTCCAGCGGTCCCGCGATCCAGCACGCCGGCGATCTCGCGGCGCTGCTGTCGAGCCTGACGCCCGGTGAGGTGCTCTTCATCGACGAGGTGCATCGCATGGCGCGCTCAGCGGAGGAGATGCTGTACCTCGCGATGGAGGACTTCCGCATCGACATCATGGTCGGCAAGGGCGCCGGCGCGACGAGCATCCCCCTGGACCTGGCCCCGTTCACGCTGGTCGGCGCCACGACGCGGTCGGGCCTGCTGCCCAATCCCCTTCGCGACCGCTTCGGCTTCACCGCGCACCTGGAG from the Microbacterium atlanticum genome contains:
- the ruvB gene encoding Holliday junction branch migration DNA helicase RuvB, with translation MAEVRETSQHVDEAELAIEGALRPGSLAEFVGQQKVRGQMQLLLDAARIQQRPADHILLSGPPGLGKTTLAMIVAHESERPLRLSSGPAIQHAGDLAALLSSLTPGEVLFIDEVHRMARSAEEMLYLAMEDFRIDIMVGKGAGATSIPLDLAPFTLVGATTRSGLLPNPLRDRFGFTAHLEYYEPEELERVIERSAAMLGVSLPPAARAEIARRSRGTPRIANRLLRRVRDYLVVHGNRRGADIATVDAALDLYDVDAIGLDRLDRAVLDALVRRFRGGPVGLGTLSVAVGEEPDTIESVVEPYLVRIGFMGRTPRGRIAMPEAYAHLGVPLLDSALRLDDL